The window TACGCGCTGCGCTTCCCCCGCTTTCTCGGCGTGCGCGGCGACAAGGATCCCGCGGACGCGGACACCATCGAGCGCGTCCGCCGACTCGCGCAGACCCAGTAGCCGGGAGAGTTACCCGGGCGGCTCCCGACGTGCTCGTATGAACGGAAGTGAGCGCGAGTGGTGACGTTCGAGTCCCTGCTCGCGCAGTACGGCGCGTGGTTCGAGAGCGTCGGCGTCTTCCTCGTGACGCTGCTCGCCGTCTCCCTCCTCGGCCACCTGACCGTCCGGCCAGCCGTGAGCCGCGTCCTCACCGCGCGCAACCCGAACAACCCCACGCTCGTCAACGCGCTCGAACAGTACACGACCGTCCTCTTCGTCATCGTCGCGATCCCGTTGGCCACCACCGCCGCCGGGTTCGGCGGACTCGTCGCCGGCTCCACGATGATCGTCGCCGCCGGCACGCTCGCCGTCGGCGTCGCCGGCCAGGACGTCATCGGGAACCTCGTCAGCGGACTGTTCCTCGTCGCCGACCCCGACTTCAACGTCGGCGACTACATCGAGTGGAACGGCGAGGCAGGGACTGTCGAACGCATCGACCTCCGCGTCACCCGCGTCCGCACGCCCGCCGACGAAGTCCTCACCGTCCCGAACACCCAGTTATCGACGAACGCCATCCGCACCCCCTTCTCTCGGGGGAAGTACCGGCTCACCGAACGCGTGCTCGTCGGGTACGACACCGACCTCGACACCGCCACCGAGGTTCTGCTCGACGCCGCCGACGCGGACGACCGCCTCGCCAGCGACCCCGAACCGGTCGTGCACGTCACGTCGCTCGGCGAGAACGCGATAGAGCTCTCGGCGCGCGTCTGGGTTGACGACCCCCGCACCGCGGACGTCCCGAACGTGGACAGCGCGTTCGCGACCCGCGTGAAACGCCGGCTACAGGCGGCCGACGTGTCGCTCGCGCCCGCGAGCGCCCAGCGCGTCGACGGCCGCCTCGACGTGTCGATGGAGGGCGAGCGATGACTCGGGGCGTCGTCGTCGACCTCGACGGAACCGTCGTCTCCGGGGACGCGCTGCTCGACGGCGCGGCGGACGCGCTCGCCGACGTCCGCGACGCGGGCCGGGACGTGCTCTTCCTGACGAACAACCCCACGCGCTCCCCGGCCGAGTACGCCCAGCGCCTCGCGCGCCTCGGCGTGGACGCCCGGCCCGAGGAGGTGCTCACGGCGACGAGCGCGACCGTCGACTACCTCCGCGAGCACCACCTCGACGAGTCCGTGTTCGCCATCGCCGAGGAGTCCGTGACCGACCAGCTCCGGGACGCCGGCGTCTCACTCGTCGCGGACGCACGCAGGGCCGACACCGTCGTCGTCGGCTACGACCGCGAGTTCGCGTACGCCGACATGGTCGCGGCCCTCCGCGCGTTCGGCGCAGGCGCTGACGCGCTCGTCGGCACCGACCCCGACATCACGGTGCCGACGCCCGACGGCCCCGTCCCCGGGTCGGGAGCCATCATCGACGCCGTCGCGAACGTCGTGGAACGCGACCCCGACGCCGTCCTCGGGAAGCCATCGGACGTGACCGCGCGCCTCGCGCTCGACCGCCTCGACCGCTCGCCCGCCGAGTGCGTGCTCGTCGGCGACCGCCTCGACACCGACATCGCGATGGGGAACCGGGTGGGGATGACGACAGTGCTCGTCCGGACCGGCGTCACCGACGACGAGACGCTCGCCGCGAGCACCGTTCAGCCCGACTACGTCCGGGACTCGCTCGCGGACGCCCGCGACCTCCTCTAACTTTTTCCGACAGTCGCCCCCAGTCCCGGGTATGGTTCGCTACCGCGACAGCGACCTCTCGTGGCTCGGGTACGCGACGATACGGCTCGCCGGCGACCGAACGGTCTACCTCGACCCCGGCCGGTACGGCGTGCTCGACGGCTACGACGCGCGGGACGGCGACGTGGTCTGCGTCACCCACGACCACCACTACGATCCGGACGGCATCCGACGGGTCGCCGAGCCGGACGCGACAATCGTCGTCTACGAGGGCGTGGACGCCGCGAACATCGACCGGGACGTGACGCCCGTCGCCGACCTCGACTACGACGTGGTGCGCGTCGGCGAGGACGCGACCGTCACGGTGGACGGCGTGCGCGTGCGGTCGCTGCCCGTCTACAACCGGCCCGACGGCCCCCGCGACACCCACCCGCCAGGGTTCGGCGTCGGCTACCTCGTCACCGTGGGCGACGCGCGCGTGCTCTGGACGGGCGACTCGGACGCGCTCCCACACCACGACGACCTCGACGTCGACGTGCTCTGTCCGCCCGTCGGCGGGTCGTTCACGATGAACCGCGAGGACGCCGCCGCGCTCGCCGAACGCATGAAACCCGACCTCGTCGTACCCGTCCACTACGACACGTTCGCCGCGCTCGAAACCGACGCGGACGCGTTCGTCACCGACGTGGCGCGACGCGGAATCGGCGTCGCGCTCAACGACTCTCGCGACCAGTAGACGTCCGTTCGGCCCGCGTGCCCCTCACCCTTGACGGACGACTACGGTAGCTCGCCAGCAATAGCTGAGAATACGATTTATTCATCCAGAGTACCGACCGGAAGAGAACGGAAGATCTGCTAAGTGCAGAGAGTGAGTTCCACAATAATGCAAGAGGCTGTTTTGCGTTAACTCAGCTCACCGTGAAGTGGACACCAGAGTCAGCTGATACGTAGACGTGAAATTTACCACCTTCTGGAAGCGCTTCCTCTACGTAGTCAATTTCTAGGATATCTTCAATTTCTAAACCCGCACTCGGGATATGCACGTCACGGTCTTACTGCCGCTAGCGTCGGGGCTCTCACTTTTATCTGAGAACTCAGCTTTAATTCGGGATCTTGCACGCTCTCTAGACATACTCGTGGGAAGTTGTACAGGACTCTTTGGTTCATACAGCTCACTTCGCTCGACAAAGAAATCAATTTTTTGATGGGTCCGACTCCGACAGGGTATCGCGGAGGACGAGGAGTGCCGTAAGCACGGTGACGACGAGAACTCCGATTGCTTCAGGAGTGTCGGGGACATAGTAGAGTACTACCAGATTCCCTACGATAACAATAGTAGTCAACGATAATAGGGCAAAATTGCTCTGTACGTCATTGAGCCGTCCGCGTTCCCGTGCCCAACTAATGGTCTGTATGCCGAATATGAGGGCCAACGCGAGAGCTCCGAAAGCGACTATCGATATACCGTCTCCGATCGATTCACCCTCAATAACCTGTGCTAACTCCGGATAGATATAGACAAGAATCGCAACTGTGCTGAGAAGTGTTAGGATCGCCGAATTTTTATGCAATAATTTTTTCATTAAACTATGTCCTACGTGCAGTCATATATATTTTTCTAAAGATACAGTCACGTAGAGTGTGGCTTACTGCGGCTCTACCGTTGGTAAGACGTACGTAGGGTTGACAGGGCTGTATCCAGTTTCGATCTTCACACCACAGCCATTGTTCTCCAGCATAATCCAGGTCCATTCGGCCGCCATTGCAACCGTAATTGCTACGACAGCAGAGGCGGAAAGTGCTCCGGCGGCCAGAATTCCTCGGCTGACGAGGAGCCTTTTCAGATGCGGTCCAGTCACGCCTCCACCGAAAGCAAGAGCACTGACATCGTTGATGAAACCGTCGCTCAGGTAAAAGTCCACCCAATACTCACCAGGTACGATAGTACCGGGGTCTGTGATGACCATATCCTGCCGGTTACACGAAGTTGCGGATATGGATATCCCCCTATTGTCGGGTTTAGCGGAGGGAGCTGTCTTCTCACTGGATAAGAGCACGTACTGGCTGGCCCTATCGACCATCGACTTTGCCTGTCCACCCCTCATACTATCCTCAGAAGCGGCCAGCTGGCTGGCAGTCTTCACGAGACGAAGACGCCCTGCTTCGATTTCTTTGTTGAACTTTTCAATTCCCTCGCGATACATTTGGTACTCCGATTCACCAATCTCCTCTGCAGTAGTATTAAGAACAAATCGGTCGTTCTCAACCGCGATCCAGTTAGCCGCTGTCCCCGCCTGATTAGATCCTCCTTTTTCTGCGGCTGCAAGCCCGCTACCACCAATAGCGACGGCTAGTCCTGCGCCTATACCTCGTAGTACGTTTCTTCGCGTTGGGATGTTATCTTCTGACATCATCTATGAAATTCAACCACCTAATTATAAATCCCTCTATATGAATTTTTTACTTACTATCTCTAAAGTTTGCTAATTTACTTCAAGCAGGATACGGCTACATCAGGTAACTGCGTGGCTGCAGGAGTATCGGAGAGCATTCCATGAGTTCACTGTATCTACCGATTAGAGTGATCGGTCGAGATTGTGAGTGAGGCAGGCGATAGTGAGCTCTCGAAACTGTTTCCACCAGTGCCGTGATCGGACAAACGCACCACACTTGCGTTTGAGCCGAGAGTTAATCGTCTCATTCTGACTACGCTGGCCATAGAGATCACCATCCAGTCGAGCATTCCACGCCTTGTGGAGCGATGAAAACTCTCTGGGTTTGCTGAGTGAGCGAACGTCCGAATTACGAGCTAATGCACGTATTTTCTGGTCGTCGTATCCCTTGTCGCCAAGCAGAATCGCTACTTTGCTGGTATTCCGCTTGATGAGCGATGGCGCAATCTTGGAGTCGTGTTTTCGTGTCTACGAGAAGTGTGATCTTCAACTGCCGAATCGTTAGCTTCGTCCGCTTCGTGTAGTGCTTCGAGGCGTAGCGAGCGACAGCTCGTCCAGCCAAGTGATACGTCTGCTCAACAAACCGGAGCAACCGCGACTTCGAGAGGGCCTGCATCCGGTTAACGTACTGTTCGATCCTGCAACTCCCTGAAAATTTCAACAAAGCCGACTATTTCTAAACCGAGCCGGCCAATTTGTACATGGACCTACCGTCGTATTCACACAGCGTTTCAATCGAAAAACCACGAGGGTAGCGTCCGAGGACCGAGCGGCCCGTAGGGTTCGGTGGGTCGCCGGTTCACTCGCCGTAGGCGAGGCCGACGACTGAGGGGAGCGAACGTAGTGAGCGAACCGAAGGAGGAGTGCTTTTATCGCCAGAAAGCAGAGCTTTCTGGCTGAACGGCGGGAAATCGAAGATTTCCCGCAGTAGTGCAGGTTTTACAGAGCGCGGCCGGAGGCCGCGCCCAGCAAAACGTGCTAGATGACGCCCATCGTGTTCAGGCGCTCGGGGAGGTAGGTGTCGGTGACGAAGTCCAGGCCGCGGGAGGCGAGCGCCTGCTGTTCGGCCTTCTTGTCGATGTCGAGCTGGAGTTCGATCTGTTCGGTCCAGTACTCCGTCTGGAATCGGGGGTCTTCGAGCTCGCTCTCCAGGGCGTTCACGTCCGAGTCGCTGAGCGGGTCGGTCGGGAGGTCGTACTCCACGATGTCCTCGGGGCGGATGCCGACGAACTGCGCGTCCGGCGTCGCGAGGTACTCGGAGAGGTGCGCGGACTTGATGGATCCATATGCTACAGACCCGAAGATGCGGTAACTCCAGGGGTCGCCGTCAGTGAACACCACGACGGGGAGGTCGAGTTCGTCGTGCAGGCGCTTCGTGAGCCGGCGGGTCGCGCGCGCCGGCTGGCCGCCGAGGTGGACGACGAGCGCGTCGTACTCGTCGTCGAACCCGTTCTCCACGAGGCGGTCGCGCATCCCGCCGGTCTCCACGCACAGCACGAACTCGGCGTCGTTGTCGAGGAACTCGATGGTGTCCGGGTCGTTCGGAATCTGGTAGCCGCCCTGGCCCACGTCCTCCTGACAGTGGATGTCGCGGTCGCCCCGCCGGGTCTGCTCGCGGAGGCGGAGCGGACCCATCACCTTCGCGCCGGACTCCTCCGGCCGCATGTGGAAGTCCTCGCGCTTCACGCCCGAAACGATTTCGAGGTCTTCGACGAGCTTGTTCGACTCCGACTGCGTGCTGAACTGCGCCTCCTCTTCGTCCCAGGACTCGCTGAGGTAGTAGAGTTCACGCAGCGTCGACGACCGGTTCTCCTCTAGCTGCTGGGCGAGGAACTCCATCGTGTACACCGCTTTGAGGAGTTTCCGCGCGCCCCGCACGCTGTTCGCGCTGCGCGTGCTCGTGCGGTCGCCGTACACCCAGACGCCGGCGTCCTCGTCGAACACGATGTTCGACTTCGAGCGCGTCGGCACGTCCATGTGGGGGATGTCGCCGTCCGCGAACTGGTCGTAGAACTCCGCCGCCATGTCGATGAGGCGCTCTCGCGCCTTCGCGTCAGTGATGTCGCTCATTGATTCACCGTGAGTTTCTCCGCCTCCATGCCGTCGACGCTCAGTTCACAGTCGGCTCCGTCGGGAACGCTCGCCGTCAACGTCGCGTCCTCGCCGCCCGACACCGTCGGCTCCCACGTCACGAAGTACTCGCCGTCCATCTCCACGACGCTCCCCGCCGAGAGGTCGGTGGGTTCGGCGTCCACGATGGCGGTCACGTCGAGGTCGGCGTTCGCGTCCGCGTGGTTCTCCACCGACACCGTCAGCGTGCCGTCCTCGACTTCGGACTCGACGAGGACGTTGTTCATGATGCGCGCGAGCGAGTCCTCGATGACGAGGTCGTCGCGCTCGGTCATCTCGCTCACCTTCTGCGCCATCTTCGGGAGGATGTCGGCGATGACGTTCTGCTTCTCCCGGCGCTTCTGCATCGAGCGCTTCTTGTTCAGGTAGGACTTGAGGTCGCGGGCGGCCTCCCGAACCGCGAGTTCGATTTCGTCCTCGATTTCGGGGACGGACGCGAGCGCGTCCTTCGACTCGCTCGTAAATGGCACGTTCGTGGACGCGACGTGCACCAGAATCACGCACGGCCCGCTCGGCAGGCCGCTCCCCCCGGGCTGGTCGAGCCCGTAGTTCCGCCAGCCGATCTGCTTGAGCGTCTGGGTCGTCGCGCACGCGCCGCGCTGGTAGACGAGCGGCACGCGGTTCGCGAACCGCATCAGGTCTACGGTGCCGTCCGCGGGGATGTCGCCGCCGTACGCGATACCGGCCTCGACGACGAACGGGTCGCCGCCGTGTACGTCCGCGTCCCGCGTCGCCGCCGCGTAGAAGTCCGCATCCACCTCCTTTCGGAGGCCGGCTTCGATGAGGTCGGGCGTGATGGGCGCGAGGCAGTTCGTCGGCGGCGCGATGACGTCCACCGCGGTCATCGCGTCGAGGAGGTCGCGCGCGGCGTCCCGGTTCGACGCGACTTCGCGCGCGAGCGGCACGTCGTCTTCGACGCGCCGCATCGCGTCCCACAGCCGCTCGGTGATGTTCTCTCGCGAGGTCTCGCCGACGGTGGCGTCGTCGACGTCCTCGGTGGTCTCGGCGGCCCGAACGACGAACCGCCGGAGGTCGCCGCGGACGAGCCTGTCCCGCGGCGTCTCGTCGCCGAACTTCTCCCCGATTCGTCGCGCCAGCCCGGTAACCGTGGCGTCGTCCTTCTGGACGCTCGTCGCGTCGTCCACGAACCCGTACAGGTCGCCGTCCCGGTCTGCCGTCACGACAGTCCAGACCGCGTCCACGACGTTCTCTCGGACGGTATCGCCGAACGTCGTGCCCGTCTCTTCGCTCGCGTCCTCAGCGGCCGCCGCGACCGCGTTCTCGATGTCGGTAAAGGAGACGCGGTCGAACTCCGCGAGTTCCTCGCTCAGCGCGTCCGCGAACGCCTCGGTGTCAGCGCCCGACTTGTTCGAAACGGCGTCCGTGACCGCGTCCCGCAGACCGCTCGCTCCGGCGGCGTCGCCGCCTCCGTCACGCGACGCCTCCGTCGTCGCGACGCTCCACGTCATCTCGCGGCCGTAGTAGCGGTCGCGGAACGCGTCCAATATCGAGTCCGCGGTCTTCGCGCCGACCCGTGTGAACTCCTCCTGCAGAAACCCCCGTAGGCTGTGCGAGTCCGTCGCGTTCAGCATCTTGATGAGCGCGCCGAGTTCCACGCCGTGCGGGTGCGGCCGGATCTCTTCGGTCTCCGCGGGGAGCGTCGCTCCCTCCGCGCGCTCGTACTTGAAGTGGCCGTTCGGCTCCCGCAGCTCCAGGCGGGCGTGCGGGTTCACGACCGCCGTGTGCTGCACGTAGTCGTGGAGCTGGCTGCGCGCACGCATGTTCGCCTCCATCTCCAGCTCGATGCGCGTCCCCTGCGAGCGCTCCCACGTCGTCTCCGCCTCGTCCTGAATCACGGGCTCGTTCGAGTCCGTGTCGATGGTGAGTTCGAAGTACTTCGCCGTCTCGCTCCCCTTCGTCCGACTCGTGATTTTCGCGGGCGTCCCGGACGTGAGCTGGCTGTAGAGAACGGCTGCGGAGATACCGATACCCTGCTGGCCGCGCGACTGCTCGCGCGCGTGAAACCGACTCCCGTAGAGGAGTTTTCCGAACACTTTCGGCACCTGTTCCTTCGTGATGCCGGGGCCGTTGTCCTCCACGACGAGCCGATAGTAGTCCCCGGACTCCTGGATTTCGACGTAGATGTCGGGGAGGATGCCGGCCTCCTCGGTCGCGTCGAGCGCGTTGTCCACGGCCTCCTTCACGGCCGTGACCAGCCCGCGAGCGCCCGAGTCGAACCCGAGCATGTGTTTGTTCTTCTCGAAGAACTCGGCGATGGAGATCTCCCGCTGGCTCTCCGCCAGCTCCTCCGCGATGCCCTCCTCCTCGCCGAGCGTAGACTGGAAGGACGTCATTCAGTGCCCGACCCTATCCCCTTCGCGGATAAAACACTCCCGGTGGCACGGTGAAAGTGAAACCGGGGCGGTGTCGATCAGAGATGGAAGACTCGGAAGGCCGCGTCAACAACGAGAACGACGGGGAGGAGGTAGACGACGACGGCGACGACGTACACGGTCGGCCGTGTTAAAGCTGGGATGGCTCGCGCGCGTGCGTGTGCGAGACTTCATAAGTGCGGAAGTACTAGGCGGGGGCAAGTTCACATGAGCGATCAAAACGAGTACAGCGCCGGACAGATCCAGGTCTTAGAGGGCCTGGAAGCGGTGCAGAAGCGTCCGGCGATGTACATCGGTTCCACCGACTCCCGCGGCCTCCACCACCTCGTCTACGAGGTCGTCGACAACGCCATCGACGAAGCGCTCGCGGGGCACTGTGACTCCATCGACGTGACGCTCCACGAGGACGGCTCCGTGAGCGTGCACGACGACGGGCGCGGCATCCCCATCGACACCCACGAGGAGTACGACCGCCCCGCCGTCGAAGTCATCCTCACCGTCCTCCACGCGGGCGGGAAGTTCGACTCCAAGTCCTACCAGGTCTCCGGCGGACTGCACGGCGTCGGCGTCTCCGTCGTGAACGCGCTCTCCGAGCGCCTCGCCGTCGTCGTCGAGCGCGACGGCGCGCGCTGGCAGGAGAAGTTCGAGCACGGCGAACCCGTCACCGACCTCGAAAAACTGGACGACGTCCCCGACGACCAGACGGGCACCCTCATCCGATTCCGACCGGACGCGGACATCTTCGAGACGACGGAGTTCGACTTCTCCACCCTCGAATCCCGCCTCCGCGAACTCGCCTTCCTCAACAGCGGCGTCGAAATCACGCTCACCGACGAGCGAACCGACGAGGAACGCAAGGTCTCCTTCGAGTACGAGGGCGGCATCCGCGAGTTCGTCCGCTACCTCAACGAGACCCGCGACGCGCTCCACGACGACGTCATCTACCTCGAGAGCGAGGCGGAAGGCGTCCAGGTCGAGATCGCGATGCAGGCGACCGACGACCTCCAGTCCTCGACGCACGCGTTCGCGAACAACATCAACACCCGCGAGG is drawn from Salarchaeum sp. JOR-1 and contains these coding sequences:
- a CDS encoding DNA topoisomerase VI subunit B codes for the protein MTSFQSTLGEEEGIAEELAESQREISIAEFFEKNKHMLGFDSGARGLVTAVKEAVDNALDATEEAGILPDIYVEIQESGDYYRLVVEDNGPGITKEQVPKVFGKLLYGSRFHAREQSRGQQGIGISAAVLYSQLTSGTPAKITSRTKGSETAKYFELTIDTDSNEPVIQDEAETTWERSQGTRIELEMEANMRARSQLHDYVQHTAVVNPHARLELREPNGHFKYERAEGATLPAETEEIRPHPHGVELGALIKMLNATDSHSLRGFLQEEFTRVGAKTADSILDAFRDRYYGREMTWSVATTEASRDGGGDAAGASGLRDAVTDAVSNKSGADTEAFADALSEELAEFDRVSFTDIENAVAAAAEDASEETGTTFGDTVRENVVDAVWTVVTADRDGDLYGFVDDATSVQKDDATVTGLARRIGEKFGDETPRDRLVRGDLRRFVVRAAETTEDVDDATVGETSRENITERLWDAMRRVEDDVPLAREVASNRDAARDLLDAMTAVDVIAPPTNCLAPITPDLIEAGLRKEVDADFYAAATRDADVHGGDPFVVEAGIAYGGDIPADGTVDLMRFANRVPLVYQRGACATTQTLKQIGWRNYGLDQPGGSGLPSGPCVILVHVASTNVPFTSESKDALASVPEIEDEIELAVREAARDLKSYLNKKRSMQKRREKQNVIADILPKMAQKVSEMTERDDLVIEDSLARIMNNVLVESEVEDGTLTVSVENHADANADLDVTAIVDAEPTDLSAGSVVEMDGEYFVTWEPTVSGGEDATLTASVPDGADCELSVDGMEAEKLTVNQ
- a CDS encoding DNA topoisomerase IV subunit A translates to MSDITDAKARERLIDMAAEFYDQFADGDIPHMDVPTRSKSNIVFDEDAGVWVYGDRTSTRSANSVRGARKLLKAVYTMEFLAQQLEENRSSTLRELYYLSESWDEEEAQFSTQSESNKLVEDLEIVSGVKREDFHMRPEESGAKVMGPLRLREQTRRGDRDIHCQEDVGQGGYQIPNDPDTIEFLDNDAEFVLCVETGGMRDRLVENGFDDEYDALVVHLGGQPARATRRLTKRLHDELDLPVVVFTDGDPWSYRIFGSVAYGSIKSAHLSEYLATPDAQFVGIRPEDIVEYDLPTDPLSDSDVNALESELEDPRFQTEYWTEQIELQLDIDKKAEQQALASRGLDFVTDTYLPERLNTMGVI
- a CDS encoding mechanosensitive ion channel family protein; the protein is MTFESLLAQYGAWFESVGVFLVTLLAVSLLGHLTVRPAVSRVLTARNPNNPTLVNALEQYTTVLFVIVAIPLATTAAGFGGLVAGSTMIVAAGTLAVGVAGQDVIGNLVSGLFLVADPDFNVGDYIEWNGEAGTVERIDLRVTRVRTPADEVLTVPNTQLSTNAIRTPFSRGKYRLTERVLVGYDTDLDTATEVLLDAADADDRLASDPEPVVHVTSLGENAIELSARVWVDDPRTADVPNVDSAFATRVKRRLQAADVSLAPASAQRVDGRLDVSMEGER
- a CDS encoding HAD-IIA family hydrolase, which translates into the protein MTRGVVVDLDGTVVSGDALLDGAADALADVRDAGRDVLFLTNNPTRSPAEYAQRLARLGVDARPEEVLTATSATVDYLREHHLDESVFAIAEESVTDQLRDAGVSLVADARRADTVVVGYDREFAYADMVAALRAFGAGADALVGTDPDITVPTPDGPVPGSGAIIDAVANVVERDPDAVLGKPSDVTARLALDRLDRSPAECVLVGDRLDTDIAMGNRVGMTTVLVRTGVTDDETLAASTVQPDYVRDSLADARDLL
- a CDS encoding MBL fold metallo-hydrolase; protein product: MVRYRDSDLSWLGYATIRLAGDRTVYLDPGRYGVLDGYDARDGDVVCVTHDHHYDPDGIRRVAEPDATIVVYEGVDAANIDRDVTPVADLDYDVVRVGEDATVTVDGVRVRSLPVYNRPDGPRDTHPPGFGVGYLVTVGDARVLWTGDSDALPHHDDLDVDVLCPPVGGSFTMNREDAAALAERMKPDLVVPVHYDTFAALETDADAFVTDVARRGIGVALNDSRDQ